From one Melospiza melodia melodia isolate bMelMel2 chromosome 4, bMelMel2.pri, whole genome shotgun sequence genomic stretch:
- the SELENOO gene encoding protein adenylyltransferase SelO, mitochondrial, with product MASVLRSARRFGPRLLRAASGPAMQRPEGGGGWLGALRFDNLALRSLPVDASEESGPRAVPGACFARVRPSPLQNPRLVAMSLPALALLGLEAPAADPEEAEAEAALFFSGNRVPAGAEPAAHCYCGHQFGSFAGQLGDGAAMYLGEVLGPRRERWEIQLKGAGITPFSRQADGRKVLRSSIREFLCSEAMFHLGIPTTRAGACVTSDSRVLRDVFYDGNPKHERCTVVLRIASTFIRFGSFEIFKPPDEYTGRKGPSMNRNDIRIQMLDYVISTFYPEIQEAHSDNTVQRNAAFFKEVTRRTARLVAEWQCVGFCHGVLNTDNMSIVGLTIDYGPFGFMDRYDPEHVCNGSDNTGRYAYNKQPEICKWNLGKLAEALVPELPLEISQLILEEEYDAEFEKHYLQKMRKKLGLIQLELEEDSKLVSELLETMHLTAGDFTNIFYLLSAFSVDIDPSKFEDFLEELTSQCASVEELKVVFKPQMDPRQLSMMLMLAQSNPQLLALIGTKANINKELERIEQFSKLQQLTADDLLSRNKRHWKEWLEKYRVRLQKEIESVGSADAWNTERVKVMNSNNPKYILRNYIAQNAIEAAENGDFSEVRNVLKLLEHPFQEAEGFQEVKEDAEEEGAAAAAACSQESRSKQSYCSKPPLWASELCVTUSS from the exons ATGGCCTCGGTGCTGCGCAGCGCCCGCCGTTTCGGCCCGCGGCTGCTGCGGGCGGCGTCGGGCCCGGCCATGCAGCGGCCCGAGGGCGGCGGGGGCTGGCTGGGCGCGCTGCGTTTCGATAACCTGGCTCTGCGCTCGCTGCCCGTGGACGCCTCGGAGGAGAGCGGCCCGCGGGCCGTGCCCGGCGCCTGCTTCGCTCGGGTGCGGCCCAGCCCGCTGCAGAACCCGCGGCTCGTGGCCATGTCGTTGCCGGCGCTggcgctgctggggctggaggcgcCCGCGGCCGACCCGGAGGAGGCCGAGGCCGAGGCCGCGCTGTTCTTCAGCGGGAACCGGGTGCCGGCGGGCGCGGAGCCCGCGGCTCACTGCTACTGCGGGCACCAGTTCGGCAGCTTCGCGGGGCAGCTGGGCGACGGCGCCGCCATGTACCTGGGCGAGGTGCTGGGCCCGCGGCGCGAGCGCTGGGAGATCCAGCTCAAGGGCGCCGGCATCACCCCCTTTTCCCG GCAGGCGGATGGGCGGAAGGTGCTGCGCTCCAGCATCCGCGAGTTCCTGTGCAGCGAGGCCATGTTCCACCTGGGCATCCCGACCACCCGCGCCGGCGCCTGCGTCACCTCCGACTCCAGAGTCCTTCGGGACGTCTTTTATGATGGGAACCCAAAACATGAAAGGTGCACAGTCGTTCTGAGAATAGCCTCTACATTTATAAG GTTTGGCTCTTTTGAAATTTTTAAGCCCCCTGATGAGTACACAGGACGGAAGGGCCCCAGCATGAACCGAAATGACATTCGAATACAGATGCTTGATTATGTGATCAGCACTTTCTACCCAGAAATCCAGGAGGCTCATTCAGACAACACTGTTCAGAGGAATGCTGCTTTCTTCAAAGAG GTGACCAGGCGCACGGCGAGGCTGGTTGCGGAGTGGCAGTGTGTGGGGTTTTGCCATGGCGTGCTGAATACAGATAACATGAGCATTGTTGGACTGACCATTGACTATGGCCCTTTTGGCTTTATGGACAG GTATGACCCTGAGCACGTGTGCAATGGTTCTGATAACACAGGGCGCTATGCCTACAACAAACAGCCAGAGATTTGCAAGTGGAACCTGGGGAAACTTGCTGAAGCTTTAGTTCCAGAGCTGCCCTTGGAAATAAGCCAACTCATCCTGGAAGAGGAATATGATGCAGAATTTGAGAAACACTATTTGCAGAAGATGAGAAAAAAACTAGGCCTAATCCAACTGGAATTAGAAGAAGACAGTAAGCTGGTGTCTGAACTGCTTGAAACCATGCATCTCACAG CTGGAGACTTCACAAATATTTTTTACTTGCTGAGTGCATTCTCAGTAGACATTGATCCTTCAAAATTTGAAGATTTCTTAGAAGAGCTTACAAGTCAGTGTGCTTCTGTGGAAGAGTTGAAAGTTGTTTTTAAACCACAGATGGATCCAAG ACAGCTGTCAATGATGCTGATGTTGGCTCAGTCTAACCCTCAGCTGTTAGCATTAATTGGAACAAAAGCTAATATAAATAAAGAGCTGGAACGCATTGAACAGTTCTCCAAACTGCAGCAGTTAACAGCAGATGATTTACTTAGCAGAAATAAAAGACActggaaggaatggctggagaAATACAG AGTCCGTTTGCAGAAGGAAATAGAAAGTGTTGGTAGTGCTGATGCCTGGAACACTGAGCGTGTCAAGGTCATGAATTCAAACAATCCAAAATATATCTTGAGGAATTACATTGCCCAGAATGCCATAGAAGCAGCTGAAAATGGGGATTTCTCAGAG GTAAGAAATGTACTGAAACTTTTAGAACATCCATTCCAAGAAGCAGAAGGGTTCCAGGAGGTGAAGGAGGATGCAGAAgaggagggagcagctgctgcagctgcttgttCTCAGGAGAGCAGAAGCAAACAATCCTATTGCAGCAAACCTCCGCTCTGGGCTTCGGAGCTCTGCGTTACGTGATCTTCATAA